ttagggtttaggttataGGATTTACCGTTTAggttttaatttttagtatttaggatttagggtttagagaattttttttaatattttgtaacatcAATTTaatgcaagaataataaataattaacatatatttttatacgaaaaagagaaatttattatttaaaaataagtatgccacacaaaaattatattcgagaattaaaaagggattttgaattaaaaaaaatacaaaataatcaaaatagataatttAGCATTTTGGATAAGGcataaagaattttttattggagaAGATTATGCAGCAGCACTTTATGATGGAGAAGTCTATCGATCGTATTGAAAAAGTGATTACAACAGTTAAAAATAAACATGAGTAtgatataattgaaattaaatatttgtctccagaattataatttgttgagaatattaatgttttcattaaaaattaaaattaaaattaaaattaaattgttttaaaaataataattttgatttaattctaTAACTATCAATATGATTTTATTTACACTAATATGTAATTATGTTTTGGTATAcaaattgagaaaaaatattatttttaaatagcataataaaaataaattatttttatttgtgtaatAGACCATATTATCTAATATGAGATAAGAATCGAACCCAGAAATGCGATTAAGGCTCAGGCTCCAATACCTCAACAATAGTAACTTACCCGAGAAGTTAAGAGAGGTGAAGTGAATTAAATGAgatttctgcacttaatgaCGGATCTGACATGACATGTTTCTTAaagtattttctaatttatttcttttaattcattaaatacAAGTTACTAACGTGAATTAATTATagcaactaattgatttgattatatatttaaatatcatacaatttataataatttatatcaaacaatcaattattaaaagtgattctaatttatttcttttaattcattaaatataataaacacaGATTAATTTAGTTAAGTCAATCATTATCTCCTAAAAgagtgtttttttatttgtctgttaattcattaaatttgatcaactatttttttatgagtGAATACCCCATCCGACTCCTGACAATTATCTCCAAagttattatgattttttttcatacaaattaATACTCAACTATAATGTTGTACCCTAACCCTTTTTTGCGAGTACCCTCCCCACTGTTACCCTTCCtataacaattaaataatactttaagATTTATATATTGATATGgttaattaagataaaaaattaaaatttatacataaattaaactgcaaacataaaattcatataatgtcaaataacgtgaaataaaaaaaattaatgtttgaTCACTACAAATTTAACATGAAATATATTAGCATTATTTTAAATGTCAATTTCGATGTACACTGTTGTTTTGTGCATCCTCTATAATATTACTAGGCATGAAATAATCTTAAAGTACCTAtactgaaaaaattaaaaaatctaaacaaaCCATATATAAAGTACTTACTTAATatacatttttaaataaataatttaattattttaattagtaaattaattattttgtaacataTTTATCAATTTGCACCACATTTATCTAGTTCGTTTATGCTATAAACAAGATAATTTTGCACATAACTTGTTTACTGTGTAAATTAGAGACTTATATTTTTTCGATGTCTGTATGTCTCAGTTTCAATGTAagcaagataaataaaaaattatatcgtTTATCGTATAAACGAGatgtatgtatttataaataattaaatatgattattgaaaataataaaaaatattaataatctaAATTGACCAAACTCTTAAAAATATAAcgtttcaaataataaaaagatgtacgatttaacataataaaaaaattaaacagtctattttaaataataaaaaaataaatcatccATTTAAATTGGTAAACACATtacaagttatttattttgataattaaaatcaataaattatttatttaaaaaaatccaattaaaGTGAGCATAATATTAAAGCATGGGAGAATtagcgaaaaaaaaaaagaaggaaacagAAAAACACTATTCCCGCCATTGGAAAAcataaaatttcattttaatcattttgaattatgcaacccaaaatttttatctcatcttctttttttacCAGTAGGCAGTAGGGTACTCTCAAgtctcaattctcaaaccattttccttttgtttaatCTTTTATGTCTTGtctattttgaaaattttcctcTGCCTTCCTTCTCTGCTCCTTCcgactctttttcttttgtctacTCTTTCTTCCAAAATAAATTGATGTAACCcgtttaaattaaattattttaaaatgattaacAAAAATTTACTGTTAcgtaataacaacaacaacaataataataataataataataataataataaatttcataaaataataggaaaaataaaatattaaaaatttttatattatttattatttgttttattattttattaataattttattttttacgttTGACTGTTTtcgttaattttttatattatgtaatattttttagcCAAATTTATATCACGTGACATTCACAGTAAGCGGGTTTTAGGGTTAGATCTAACCCCACACAAATGTAACCCttcattcttcaatttcttaGCTGTTGTAACCAGGGGTTGTGGGACTCGAGCGCAGTAAAGATATGTTATCCATGATGGTGTTCCGCGTCAACGGCAACTGTTACGTGGTTTTCAGGGGGCGAATACCCGGAATCTATCCAACGTGGGAGGCGGCAGAACAACAGGTCACGGGATTTCCAGGAAATATGCACCGCCGGTACCATAGCTACGAGGCTGGACTcaacgcgtggatggcctaccATGGCGGAATGTCGGCCGATTCTTCCTTTGGAGGTGTAGGTGTTACAGGGTTGGATGTGAACCACCCCCCAGTGTGGAGATGACGACGAGGGCTCCATTCCCACCAGGTGGTCTCCAGTCCCAAGATGGTTCCAGCTCGCACCCGTCGCCACATAATCAGCCAGAGTTTCAGCACCAGTTCGGGAACGGTAACATTGTACTTGAATCGATTATGAGATTTATGTGCATTACATATTATTGGGCTTGAGGGATTCATTTACTGATTTTATGCAGAGAGTGTTACAATTTGTCAGCTAGTGGAGGCGGTGGGGTCACTGCAAGCTCGTGTGTCTCGACTTGAGATGGAGAAGCGGGAGTTGTTCATTTAGATGGGGAAAATTATTGAAAAGTTGTCTAGTGTATTCAAGATGAAGGATCAAAAGGATTGATTACAGATCCGTCGCATGCAAGGGGTAGGTTGCATAAACTACTTGTTGTAAGAACTAATTTATGACTTCATTGTTTCTTTCTCGCCGTTTCCTACTTCTTTCATTATCTAATTAAGTAGAACTAGAAGTGGTACTAAGTGTGTCTGTTGTGGTATGAGTGGCAGTTGtatttaagttaaaaaaaatatgtgttaAATGTTATTAGTGCTGAAGTAGATTAACGATTATTATGAACCTCCACTGGATATGGTAAATTGGATTTAAATCATTTGTCACATGAGCGGGCGATACCCACTTTATAGGTTATATTGAGAGAATAATGCATCCTCTTTAGGGATGACGGattcaatcaaaatttgaaaaatgcgTAAATATGAAGGATATAACTATGGTAATTCTAAATAGAATTATTCTCCcaccaatttaaaaaataggtaGTAGGAGCTTATAATGGCTAATTGAATTGATTGACACCACAAATATTTAAGTGTATAATAAGAGCTTATAATGCCTAAATGTATTGATTGACGACACATATATTTAAGTATATAATGCTCTAACGAAAATccaattcttaaaaaattttttatattgtgatcaatgatttaaaaatataataataaaaaaatataaaccagcacgataaaaattaaagatttcaAAGTATGAAATATTTCAACCAAAAAAATGGTGTCTATGTGTAAAAAAAAGGAATGTACACAATGtatcagatttttttttgtccAAAGAAGTTTATTTATTTCACCACATTACccattttattacatttttcaaGGATTAATAAGTGTATCTGACATTATCAAttgtatcttattttttatcccattaaatataataaattataatgatttTATACACATGTCAAATAGGAGGATTCCATGGTAACAAATTAGTTGATGTTTGAGTGTTGTGGATGATTTGTGACACCATCATGTCTCATTCAATTAGATTAGGTATGGTGTTGGCAGAGGTTAGGAGAATAGAAGACCAGAAGTTTATACTGAGATTCTCTCATTCTCATGGATGCAAGATGGTTTAACCATCAGATTTTCTGCTACAGACCACAGACGGAAGATTAAGCTAGATATTATGCTTCCCCTTTTCCCATAAAGCCACCCTATGCTATAACCTAAGAGAATTCCACTCATTACCTCTATTCATTCACTTCTAAAGACAACCCTTCACTGCTCCTTTACCTCTATCCATTCACTTCTCAAGACAACCCTTCAGTACTCCTTTAAGTAGGATTATGTCTTACCATTCACACCAATCAGAAACTGCTTCTCTTGCTTTATCATTCACTACCCAAGAACTGGTTTTATCATATCATGGATGCTGATGAGGCAGTGAAGGCTGTGGGAGAACACCAAGATGGGTCACCTATTCCTGAGGTACATTGCTCCTTATTACTCATTCTCatttattttaaactataatGTCGTACTCATATGATATTAATGTGTGAGTCTGTGTTATTTTCTCAGGATAGTGATGTTTGTGCTGCGTTGAAGGTCCTGAATAGAACCATGGAGGGTCTTGCCAAGAATATGTTCAAGGTTCTTCAGGTAACTCTGTTTGACAAAATCCTTGAGTTACATAACGATATTCtggtttcaaaatttatataaataacttaCCGAAACTTTATTCTATTCCTCATAAACAGACTTTCGACCAGGGAACCGAGCAGGTTGGAGCTATTGCCGGCGACCTGAAAAGAGCCACCACTTTGGTTGACCAAGTGCTGAAAACTTTCGGGCAGAAAGATGGACAACATAGCAACTCTCTCAATGCCGCATCTGATGtcattgttgttgatgatgatgacgtTGGCGGTGGCAAGAACATAACCATTCCAGTTGCAAGAGATGAGAAGGAGGTCTACATCCCCGAAAAACCAGCTGGCCAACCTGTGGGTGACACCGTGCCCTCTATGGAACCCTTGCTGCACTTTGGGATCATTGGCAACTGGAATGAGGACACTCTTATATTGGGCTCTATTATTCATCAAGAACAGACCCGCATGTTCAACACGTCCGGTGCCGGAGGTTCCTCTTCAGGTGCCACAGCAGCTGCCCCGGTCCACTCATCCTACATCCCTCTGCAAGTGAGGGGTAAAGTCAGGGTAATTATGTTTACCGCATTTCCTATGAACCTGTTTGAAACtcatttgttgttgttaatgtagaggttatttttttatttgaacttGTTTAGGGTGGACTTGGTGAGAATGTTGCATGCGGTGCACCTTCCGTGCTTGGAACACCAAAACCTTCAAAGATTGCAAAGATTTCTCAACGCTCTCCAGAGGATATGAAGAGGAGTGGTAAGATGCGCAAGCCAATGCGATAACCACCACTGAAGTTGAGCTGCGCTACTGTGGGGGTTACCTTTCCTCCGGTAAGAAGAATTGTCTATGGACTATTAGGTGCTTATCTTTTGCCAttaactaaactcaaacaacCTGTTTCACGTCTTAACAGTTTATCCATTCGAACTTCAAGATTACGCGGGCAATGCGTTATAGCCTTGAGGAGGCTCAGGCAGCGGCCTATTTATTTGGTGCTTCATTGAGTTCGAATGAGGTTCTTTTCAAGAGAGGAACTCATACTATGGACCGTGAAGAATTCTCTTGCCTTTTTCCAGGGAATGATCCATCGGAGTTTGTCATGGAGCTCATGTCTTATAAAACTGCATGGACACAAGCTCAACTCCATGAATGCACTGTTTGGTCCCTCCCAGTCATTTTCTCAGTAAGTAGTTATCCTATTTAAAAACCTAGCTAACATTCACGTTTGGgacacaaataaataaacttcGCTTTGCTCTTTCCTTGCAGGGCTTCATACTAGACCCGGAGATCGACGACGAGCATGTTATCACGTATTATGCCGATGATTACTTTCCCAAACCAACTGCTCTGAAATATGTAAGTTCACCTTGTATCCCTTTCATTGATTTTTATGTTTCCAACATGCTGATATGTTCTCACATGATTGTCTTGTATATTATTCAGATTTATGTTCAAATGAAAGATGTGCTGAAACCGTCAAAAGAAAGCCACTACTATCTTATGACAGTGGACATCCCAAACGGAAAAATATGGTTGTTTGATAGTTTTCCAACACTTGAAACCCATATAGGGAGGGTTCATGCTGCTTCAGAGGTGGTAAGTTTGACCCCTTCTGAGCTACTTGGTGGTAattatttccttttattataCATAAATGAACactattgattttcaaattattGACCATAGATAAAAAAGATAACTAAGAATAATTAGTTGATTTCATTATAATTAGTTGTTGTGTGAACTCCTACTGTGGTGGGTTTTGCTCAACCTGATTTATAGTGCATTAGTGCATTGAATGTTTGCCAACTAGAAGCATATGCTAATGAAACTATGTCAATAGTTTCATAGACTACCAAAAAGCATAGTTCAACAGTAACATGCACCTTTTTCTGCATAGTAGTGTTGTTATCTTTCTATAAATAATCATTCTTCACACATCAAATAAATTGATCCTTAATTTGTCTTCCAATATCTTGTGAGTTCCTCACCTTTATGATTAGCCATAAACCAATAACCATTCATGGGAATTCTCAGCTATCTATATACAATAAGAGAGTCATAAGAGTCATTTGTGTCATGATATAAGTTGACATAATCTCCTTATAGTCCTCAAATTGAAGCAAATCAATATGCATTTATGCAATCGAGTGTCTCTATTCTGCCATTATTAACACAACAACATTTTTCATGGTCCTCTTCTATGGTTTATCTAAAGGCAAGGGCACTAGATAAGGTCATGAAGGTCTTGTACCCTGACCTGAACGTTTTGGGCGGCAGACCTCCTCTGGCTGAATGGCACCCAAATTTTGTTCTCGGGGTTCCAAATATGAACAACTGGTAGGGTATTTTGACAGTTGCTAGTTTTTTGATAATATTATCTTCATTAAATCATGATGGGCTCTATAATTTGATTATCCATGCAGCTACTATGACAAACTGTGGATGCTTCTCTGGCTCCAAATGGAGCAGCTGTTTACTTTGAACCCTGTTGGGCAGCAAAAGATTTTCTTCCCTTAACTTTTTCTGTCGTCAcattattggtgcacgaaattgtgatcatcaatggcgccatcaacatggtacgcacaattgtaatctcaactctttatcacaacttcgcacaactaaccagcaagtgcactgggtcgtccaagtaataaaccttacgcgagtaagggtcgatcccacggagattgttggtatgaagcaagctatggtcaccttgtaaatcttagtcaggtagattcaaatggttatggatgatatatgaataaagcataaagatagagatacttatgcaattcattggtgagaatttcagataagcgaatggagatgctttgtcccttccgtctctctgctttcctactgtcttcatccaatcattcttactcctttccatggcaagttgtatgtagggattcaccgttgtcagtggctacctcccatcctctcagtgaaaatgttcaacgcaccctgtcacggcacgNNNNNNNNNNNNNNNNNNNNNNNNNNNNNNNNNNNNNNNNNNNNNNNNNNNNNNNNNNNNNNNNNNNNNNNNNNNNNNNNNNNNNNNNNNNNNNNNNNNNNNNNNNNNNNNNNNNNNNNNNNNNNNNNNNNNNNNNNNNNNNNNNNNNNNNNNNNNNNNNNNNNNNNNNNNNNNNNNNNNNNNNNNNNNNNNNNNNNNNNNNNNNNNNNNNNNNNNNNNNNNNNNNNNNNNNNNNNNNNNNNNNNNNNNNNNNNNNNNNNNNNNNNNNNNNNNNNNNNNNNNNNNNNNNNNNNNNNNNNNNNNNNNNNNNNNNNNNNNNNNNNNNNNNNNNNNNNNNNNNNNNNNNNNNNNNNNNNNNNNNNNNNNNNNNNNNNNNNNNNNNNNNNNNNNNNNNNNNNNNNNNNNNNNNNNNNNNNNNNNNNNNNNNNNNNNNNNNNNNNNNNNNNNNNNNNNNNNNNNNNNNNNNNNNNNNNNNNNNNNNNNNNNNNNNNNNNNNNNNNNNNNNNNNNNNNNNNNNNNNNNNNNNNNNNNNNNNNNNNNNNNNNNNNNNNNNNNNNNNNNNNNNNNNNNNNNNNNNNNNNNNNNNNNNNNNNNNNNNNNNNAATTCTGCAAATGCATAAGAAAATTGGGAAAACAAGAAATTCAACTTCAATCCAACTGCAGAAAAATTGGAGAAACAAGAAACTCAACTTCAATCCAACAATGTGATCTTTTCTTCAATTCAACACATCATACCAATTTTAGTGAAAGACTTTCCAAGCAATTCAACGAATAAGCTAAAGGGAAATTACACAAGTAAGAAAGTCACAGGGAAGTCAGCCTTCTTTAACTATCTGCTCTATCTAATATTGAACTAGATTTCCTTAAAAGCCCCAACCTTATCTATACTCCTACAGATATAactacaaataaaattataaaataaacatgCAAATACTAAAGGGCTTGCACAGAGGATTTGTAACAATTCTATCTCTTTCTACATAAGTCTATATAAGAATTGGTAGAACTCAAATACTTTAGCCGCTATATATGTATGGTAAAGAGTTTTATCACATACATATGCAATCATAGTTCAAAAGATAATGACAGAATCTGAATACAGTTGCTGTAAAACATAACGTCTTTAGTATGTCCGAAATACATCTCATGAAACATATAATTTGGAATCATAGTACAAAAGAGTCATAACATGTAACTGTCAATAACTAATTCTCACTTAGAGCATTATGTTTGGGCAGGAACAGATAAAAGCTTGTTGCCTACTATTGAGTATCCAACTAAATATTAATACTTATACAGAAGTcagaaaaaatgataaaaaagaaCCTTTTATTATCCAACTTTTTCTAATATATCAGCTTTTGAATTGATATATTAGTGAGTTTTCAATTTCAATGACAATAGCAATGAAACAATCCCttcatctaatttttttaataacaatataaAGCTGTAGGACTTGTGCAACTTGTCTCATTTGGCTATCATTAGGCTTTGGTGTGTATAATTATGGAATGAGCAACCACAGAGAACGGATTGAAATTCAATCAATAATAAAACAGTAATGTAAAATAAGGTAATACCTCTTCAACCTCATTTAGAAGCTCAGATCATCGTACTCCATCTGTTGTGAAGCCTCGGCTTCTTGTGATTCGTCCATGTTGTGCAATGATCCAAAAGCATCTAATTCATGCGTGGTGTCCTCACCATTCCCGATTGCGCATCTACGAGCGTTATGGCCAGCCTTGCCACACTTTCTGCAACATTGGACACGCCGGTACCTCCCACGAGTCGTCACAACATGACGACCACACCCTTTATATCTGGCTCTTGGAGGATCGTGTATGGACGCATTATCGCCCTCGCCCTCAGCAGTGGTCGCCAACcttttttgaatcttttctCTTAGCGCGTCTCGTTCATTAGCTATTTTGGTCTTCACCTCGAAGTAATCCTCAAAGTTACTACAAGAAAGCTTTACCAGTTCTCTACAGTCATCGAGCATTGCCGCATGCATACTCATATAGGCTGCATCAGGAATCTCTCCACTAAAAACATGGTTATTTATCGGTGGTTGTTTTGCCTTCTTTGTCCAACGACCCAGTATAAGACTACCTGGAATAACAACCATGTTAAGTCTAACAAGCACACCAACTATGTGGACACAGGGGATTCCAAAAGATTTCATGCGCAGGCAAGAGCATCTGAATTCATCATCTATCTCCCCCCAGGAAACGTTCCATGATCTACCTTGGCAATACATGGCCACCTCAAACAATGTACACGTGCTTGTCTTCTTCGAAGAAACTACTCTGACATTGCTAGCTAGTAATAACACCTCCCGAAATAAGACAAAGACCTCTCGTATGTATACTGCTGCTGCAAACCGCTTTAACTCCTCTAATCTTGTTTTCACAACCGGTTCTCCATAAGCAGATTTGTAATCAGCAACCACTACTCTCCAACGCATGAACTCTAAATACTGTTGGAAATGCTCAATAAATTCCCTCAAGTTGTAGCCGTTGTGTATAAACTTCCCTATCTGCATATTTAGCGCCTCACACCTTGATGTTGTCTTGAGCCCAGCAAAGAACTTACCCCTAATGTGGGCATTTGACCACATATGTTTCCTTTCATACATATCCTTGACCCATGAATTTTGTTGCAACCCAAATTCTTCAACTGCATCATTCCATATATCTTCAAAGTCATCGACCTCCAAATCCCCCATTAAACAAAGACGAAACTTGGTCATAAACCGTGGAATACCTACTCGAGCGGTCGCATTGCGTAGCAAGTGCCAGCTGCACAATCTATGATGTGCTTCTGGAAATACAGCTTTGATTGCGCTCTTCATGGCTTGATCACCGTCGGTAATAACGGACTTAGGAGCCTTTCCTTTCATGGCCTCCAGAAATGCCCGAAGCAACCACACATAGCTTTCCTCCCCTTCCTTTGAGAGAACTGCGCATCCAAACACAACAGTGCGCATGTGGTGATCCACGCCAGAGAATATCACAAGGAGACATTTGTACTTATTCCTCCCGTACGTTGCATCAAACCCCATAACATCTCCGAAAACATTGAAATCATACTGACTTGCACCATCACACCAAAATATATTATGGAGCCTCCGTTGTTCATCCAACGAATACTTCCAAAACATACAGGGGTCACGCCTCTTCAACATTTGTAAATACTTGAGTGCATTATCTGTGTCGCTTGCTCCAGCTCTTCTTTGCTTCTCAATTGCATTATAGATGTCTTTCACCTGAAACCCAACCATCTCGAATCCACCATTTTGGTTTGCAAAAGCCCGAAATATTGTCGGAACTCGAAGGCCAGAGCTTCTCATAGTATTAATCTGGTGTAAATCCCCCGTTTTTATTGCCCGGTGAGACTGCATCATTCCCCTAAACCTTGCCTCCAACATGTCATGGTTATGTTCATCGGAGAAGAAGTCAACATACCATCTCTCGTTCCTCGAGTCAACATGAACTTTTATCCGCGCATTACACCCGCATCGCGTTACTGGTCTAGGATCCATCTTCCTATCATTTCTGTGAACATGCTTTGCATCTCGTTCACCTTGTCGCGAGCATACAAAAATTTGCCATATAATGTTGCCCTCAGATCCTGCCTTCTTGCAGCGCCCTACCTTCGACCGGCGTATGGAAAACCCCTTAATTCGACCGTACTCGTTATAGAAGTCGTAAGCAGTTTTCAAATCGACAAACTCTATCATCATAATCTCCTCATCTCGCAACGCATCAAAATCAATTACACCAAATGAACCTATTCCGTCGAGAAAGATGACATCTCTTTGATCGTCTGACTGACTTGCACCAATCGGAACGGATTCTGTTTCTGCAACAAAGTTCCCATTTTCTATCGGGTCCTCTTCCACCTGAAACAATCCATTACCATAGCAATACATAGTTGATGCCAAGAGGTTGTCCTAAAAAATACTCTTACTTTATTTTCCATCAAGATTACGATGATATGCTTACCCCTGCAGTGACATT
The Arachis duranensis cultivar V14167 chromosome 5, aradu.V14167.gnm2.J7QH, whole genome shotgun sequence genome window above contains:
- the LOC107488338 gene encoding protein FAR1-RELATED SEQUENCE 5-like, encoding MEGTEEVSSNFQENVTAGVEEDPIENGNFVAETESVPIGASQSDDQRDVIFLDGIGSFGVIDFDALRDEEIMMIEFVDLKTAYDFYNEYGRIKGFSIRRSKVGRCKKAGSEGNIIWQIFVCSRQGERDAKHVHRNDRKMDPRPVTRCGCNARIKVHVDSRNERWYVDFFSDEHNHDMLEARFRGMMQSHRAIKTGDLHQINTMRSSGLRVPTIFRAFANQNGGFEMVGFQVKDIYNAIEKQRRAGASDTDNALKYLQMLKRRDPCMFWKYSLDEQRRLHNIFWCDGASQYDFNVFGDVMGFDATYGRNKYKCLLVIFSGVDHHMRTVVFGCAVLSKEGEESYVWLLRAFLEAMKGKAPKSVITDGDQAMKSAIKAVFPEAHHRLCSWHLLRNATARVGIPRFMTKFRLCLMGDLEVDDFEDIWNDAVEEFGLQQNSWVKDMYERKHMWSNAHIRGKFFAGLKTTSRCEALNMQIGKFIHNGYNLREFIEHFQQYLEFMRWRVVVADYKSAYGEPVVKTRLEELKRFAAAVYIREVFVLFREVLLLASNVRVVSSKKTSTCTLFEVAMYCQGRSWNVSWGEIDDEFRCSCLRMKSFGIPCVHIVGVLVRLNMVVIPGSLILGRWTKKAKQPPINNHVFSGEIPDAAYMSMHAAMLDDCRELVKLSCSNFEDYFEVKTKIANERDALREKIQKRLATTAEGEGDNASIHDPPRARYKGCGRHVVTTRGRYRRVQCCRKCGKAGHNARRCAIGNGEDTTHELDAFGSLHNMDESQEAEASQQMEYDDLSF